The Ascochyta rabiei chromosome 5, complete sequence genome has a segment encoding these proteins:
- a CDS encoding Alpha-glucosidase yields MGHKYKLHASARSWKRAVAGTSLSVFSVYYLSHIFLKVSPAAKLTQGADMAPSSILQASSLLTTLVVLTAAQAALPTSTEGWSTTLAGTPTSFRSVFTIPASADQGANLIPNIQDPQAINAQDVCPGYKASQLQETDGGISAILTLAGAPCNVYGNDVDILNLKVEYQSKDRLAVNISPAYLDASNSSHYIVPESLIPRPQAEDSHDDLDLAFDWSDDPSFWFTVTRQSTGDVIFTTKGTHLIYEDQFIEFVNTLPEDYNLYGLGERIHGLRLNNNFTATIYAADVGDPIDRNIYGSHPFYLETRYFETGVNSTKKPLQQSKLQYDGYSTNSNGSGYESYSHGIYLRNLHGMEVVLKPTNLTWRSLGGSVDLFFFDGPTQSDVTKQYQTSAIGLPAMQQYWSFGFHQCRWGYRNWTELRGIVETMRAFDIPMETIWVDIDYMDQYRDFTLDPVTFSPSGVADFFGWLHGNNQHFVPIVDAAIYIPNPTNASDAYDTYKRGNESDVFLKNPDGSQYIGAVWPGYTVFPDWMSANGVSWWVNEMVEFSKILPFSGAWVDMTEVSSFCVGSCGTGNVTLNPVHPPFSLPGEAGNIVYDFPEGFNITNATEAASASAASSSQAAAASATAASSVSAEYLRTTPTPGVRNINHPPYVIDHVQVDLAVHAVSPNATHQNRVAEYDVHNVWGHQIINATYQGLLSVFPGKRPFIIGRSTFAGSGKWAGHWGGDNASKWYYMYFSIPQALSFSLFGIPMFGVDTCGFNGNTDAELCSRWMQLSAFFPFYRNHNTLSALSQEPYRWDSVASASRSAMNIRYSLLPYMYTLFHQAHTTGSTVMRALAWEFPNEPQLRDVDTQFLLGPNILVTPVLEPQVSTVNGVFPGLIDGGSWYDWYTGEKVRAEAGVNTTISAPLGHIPVYIRGGAVLPIQEPGYTTTDSRKNPWGLIVALSEDGCATGSLYIDDGESIEQENTLDVAFAVQDGQLKADVQGDFKDTNALGNVTILGVSSTPINVQLNGEAIDSSKLAYNASASILKLTGLNDLTGGGAWQSSWTLSWV; encoded by the exons ATGGGACACAAGTATAAGTTGCATGCCTCCGCGCGGTCATGGAAGAGGGCAGTTGCAGGTACAAGCCTGAGTGTCTTCTCTGTCTACTATCTCAGTCACATCTTCCTAAAGGTATCACCCGCTGCTAAACTCACCCAAGGTGCAGACATGGCTCCTTCAAGCATTCTACAAGCTTCGTCACTACTGACGACGCTCGTGGTGTTGACTGCTGCTCAGGCGGCATTACCAACATCAACAGAGGGCTGGAGCACAACGCTGGCTGGTACTCCCACCTCTTTCAGATCTGTCTTCACCATCCCTGCTTCTGCAGACCAGGGCGCGAACTTGATTCCGAACATCCAAGATCCTCAAGCTATCAATGCCCAGGACGTCTGCCCGGGTTACAAAGCCTCGCAACTGCAAGAGACGGACGGTGGCATCAGTGCCATATTGACCTTGGCTGGCGCACCATGCAATGTATACGGCAACGATGTCGATATACTCAACCTGAAGGTCGAGTACCAATCCAAGGACAGATTGGCTGTTAACATCAGCCCAGCCTACCTT GATGCGTCGAACTCATCGCACTATATCGTGCCAGAGAGTCTTATCCCAAGACCCCAGGCAGAGGATTCACATGACGATCTCGACCTTGCATTTGATTGGAGTGACGACCCGTCTTTCTGGTTCACAGTAACCCGCCAGTCGACCGGCGATGTCATCTTTACAACCAAAGGCACCCATCTCATTTATGAAGACCAGTTCATCGAATTTGTCAACACCTTGCCCGAAGACTACAACCTTTACGGTCTCGGTGAACGCATTCATGGCCTTCGACTTAACAACAACTTTACTGCAACCATCTACGCTGCTGACGTAGGAGACCCAATTGATCGCAACATCTACGGAAGTCACCCGTTCTACCTGGAGACTCGTTACTTCGAGACCGGTGTTAACAGCACCAAGAAGCCACTTCAGCAGTCTAAGCTCCAATACGATGGATACTCCACCAATAGCAATGGCTCTGGATATGAGTCTTACTCGCATGGTATATACCTCCGCAACCTACATGGCATGGAAGTCGTTCTCAAGCCAACCAACCTGACCTGGAGGAGTCTCGGAGGTAGTGTCGACCTGTTCTTTTTTGACGGCCCTACCCAGTCCGACGTAACCAAGCAATATCAAACGTCTGCCATTGGCCTACCTGCCATGCAGCAGTACTGGAGCTTCGGATTCCACCAGTGTCGATGGGGTTACCGTAATTGGACTGAGCTAAGGGGGATTGTCGAGACGATGCGAGCATTCGATATCCCAATGGAGACCATTTGGGTTGATATTGATTACATGGACCAATACCGCGACTTCACTTTGGACCCTGTGACCTTCTCTCCGTCTGGTGTGGCAGATTTCTTTGGCTGGCTGCACGGTAACAACCAGCACTTTGTGCCCATCGTCGATGCTGCCATTTACATTCCCAACCCTACCAACGCCAGCGATGCGTACGATACCTACAAGCGCGGAAATGAGTCTGATGTCTTCCTCAAAAACCCCGATGGCAGCCAGTACATTGGTGCTGTGTGGCCCGGTTACACTGTCTTCCCGGACTGGATGTCCGCAAACGGTGTTTCATGGTGGGTCAATGAGATGGTTGAATTCAGTAAAATATTGCCCTTCAGCGGCGCGTGGGTGGATATGACAGAGGTGTCATCCTTCTGTGTTGGCTCCTGCGGGACTGGAAACGTCACTCTCAACCCCGTTCACCCGCCTTTCTCGCTCCCTGGTGAGGCTGGTAACATTGTCTACGACTTCCCAGAAGGCTTCAACATTACCAATGCGACTGAggctgcttctgcttctgcggCTTCGTCCAGccaggctgctgctgcgtcTGCTACTGCTGCAAGCTCCGTGTCTGCTGAGTATCTGCGTACGACACCCACACCAGGAGTAAGAAACATTAACCACCCACCTTATGTCATCGACCACGTCCAGGTTGATCTTGCTGTACACGCAGTCAGCCCTAACGCGACTCACCAGAACAGAGTTGCCGAGTATGACGTGCACAATGTATGGGGCCACCAGATCATTAATGCCACGTACCAAGGCCTCCTCTCAGTCTTCCCTGGCAAGCGACCTTTCATCATTGGTCGATCTACATTTGCTGGCAGTGGCAAGTGGGCCGGCCATTGGGGTGGTGATAATGCCTCAAAGTGGTACTACATGTACTTCTCCATTCCCCAAGCGCTTTCCTTCTCGCTGTTCGGTATTCCCATGTTTGGTGTCGACACTTG CGGCTTCAATGGCAACACTGATGCAGAGCTCTGCTCACGCTGGATGCAGCTCTCGGCCTTCTTTCCCTTCTACCGCAACCATAACACGCTGTCTGCGTTATCTCAGGAGCCTTATCGTTGGGACAGTGTAGCGTCTGCCTCACGAAGTGCGATGAACATCCGCTACTCTCTTCTGCCATACATGTATACACTCTTCCACCAGGCTCACACCACTGGGTCCACAGTCATGCGTGCCCTGGCCTGGGAATTCCCTAATGAACCCCAGCTTAGAGATGTCGACACTCAGTTTCTGCTGGGCCCCAATATCCTCGTAACGCCAGTTCTCGAGCCTCAGGTTAGCACTGTCAATGGTGTCTTCCCTGGTCTTATTGACGGAGGGTCGTGGTACGACTGGTACACGGGTGAGAAAGTGCGGGCTGAGGCTGGTGTTAACACTACCATCTCCGCTCCTCTCGGCCACATCCCTGTCTACATCCGTGGTGGTGCCGTGCTTCCAATCCAGGAGCCGGGCTACACTACTACCGACTCTCGTAAAAACCCATGGGGCCTCATCGTCGCGCTTTCCGAGGATGGATGTGCGACTGGTTCTCTCTACATCGACGATGGCGAGTCCATCGAGCAGGAGAACACACTTGATGTTGCTTTCGCTGTTCAAGACGGACAACTGAAGGCTGATGTTCAGGGCGATTTCAAAGACACCAATGCCTTGGGTAACGTCACTATCCTTGGTGTTTCCAGCACACCAATTAATGTTCAGTTGAATGGTGAGGCCATCGACTCATCAAAGCTTGCGTACAACGCGTCTGCAAGCATCCTGAAGCTGACCGGTCTGAACGATTTGACTGGTGGTGGCGCGTGGCAGAGCAGCTGGACGTTGAGCTGGGTTTAG